Proteins from one Malaya genurostris strain Urasoe2022 chromosome 2, Malgen_1.1, whole genome shotgun sequence genomic window:
- the LOC131430769 gene encoding uncharacterized protein LOC131430769: protein MFQSGNMQNIDTEKFIDEVRMRRALWDRTSEEYRDKTLRFLHWEDLCTVMIPEFGGMTPSDKLSTVLEVQKKWRQLRTALNESLKLSDNRRRPFVSEENLSFLKSPAKQTIDSDCKDDDSRQPRQTNCVQKKYKRWDESEDMHFFRTLLPLIRPLSVRQKMKFRMEAMKRALEFSENIGSSCSQTPAARVPSIPRESVLNTEHSVPTPGLIVKRSPSLNEVKIEPGLTYKDDV from the exons atGTTCCAGTCCGGTAATATGCAGAATATAGACACGGAGAAGTTTATCGACGAAGTTCGAATGCGGAGAGCCCTCTGGGATAGAACCTCAGAGGAGTACCGTGATAAAACATTACGATTTCTTCACTGGGAGGATTTGTGTACCGTCATGATTCCAGAGTTCGGTGGAATGACTCCCAGTGATAAGTTGAGTACAG TTCTTGAGGTCCAGAAAAAGTGGCGACAGCTCAGAACTGCTTTAAATGAATCTTTAAAACTGTCTGACAACAGAAGAAGGCCGTTCGTTTCCGAGGAGAATCTTTCGTTTTTAAAGTCACCTGCAAAACAAACGATCGACAGCGATTGTAAGGACGATGACAGTAGGCAACCGAGACAAACGAATTGCGTACAGAAGAAATATAAGAGATGGGATGAAAGCGAGGACATGCATTTCTTTCGGACATTGCTGCCACTGATTAGGCCGCTATCGGTGCGACAGAAGATGAAATTTCGAATGGAAGCAATGAAAAGAGCTCTGGAGTTTTCGGAGAATATCGGGTCTTCTTGTTCTCAGACACCAGCAGCTCGAGTGCCGTCTATTCCCAGAGAATCTGTTCTGAACACAGAACATTCCGTGCCTACTCCCGGATTGATCGTAAAAAGAAGTCCATCACTAAATGAGGTCAAGATAGAGCCTGGTTTAACTTACAAAGATGATGTTTAA
- the LOC131429482 gene encoding uncharacterized protein LOC131429482 — protein sequence MAEINTEDFIEEIRKRRAIWDLSGEEHRDRTMRSRQWEEVCISMVPNFSQLSIRQRMGIVIDLQKKWKHIRDALIKSLRCRRKRLKPYIYEKNLEFLNTSAKVFPDNSLIDLPNYEIVESVSEDGSDNNSIASDSEPNDTSHIADSKIEMITANGNYSDYYNGLKYSPATQPQKEHKTEDESGDMLFFRSLLPLVEPLSVRQKIKFRMEVMKKALEISEENAAQAEPYETFVVTHDPSTSGATEVVTQCPVPVSTNGGSSPPRKHLKREACDISDDFNGGVA from the exons ATGGCCGAAATCAACACGGAAGATTTCATCGAGGAAATTCGGAAGCGAAGAGCCATCTGGGACTTATCGGGAGAGGAGCACCGGGACCGAACTATGCGGTCTCGCCAATGGGAGGAAGTGTGCATTAGCATGGTTCCAAACTTCAGTCAGCTGTCCATCAGGCAAAGGATGGGAATAG TTATCGACCTTCAGAAAAAGTGGAAGCACATACGAGATGCTCTCATAAAATCGCTGCGGTGTCGTCGCAAAAGACTGAAACCCTATATTTACGAAAAGAATCTTGAGTTTCTGAACACGTCGGCCAAGGTTTTCCCCGACAATTCGTTGATCGATTTGCCGAACTATGAAATAGTGGAAAGTGTTTCCGAAGATGGTTCTGATAATAACAGTATTGCCAGTGATTCTGAGCCAAATGACACTTCGCACATTGCTGATtcgaaaattgaaatgattacAGCAAACGGAAACTATTCGGATTATTACAATGGACTAAAGTATTCACCAGCAACGCAACCCCAGAAGGAACACAAAACAGAGGACGAAAGTGGAGACATGCTATTTTTTCGGTCCTTGCTTCCGCTAGTGGAACCACTTTCGGTGCGTCAGAAAATCAAATTTCGAATGGAAGTAATGAAAAAGGCGTTGGAAATTTCCGAAGAGAATGCGGCCCAAGCGGAACCTTACGAAACGTTTGTGGTGACTCATGATCCCTCCACATCCGGTGCCACCGAGGTAGTCACCCAGTGTCCGGTTCCGGTTAGCACAAACGGCGGTAGCAGTCCACCTCGGAAACATCTCAAGAGAGAAGCATGTGATATCAGTGATGATTTTAATGGTGGTGTAGCTTAA